The following are from one region of the Synechococcus sp. CBW1108 genome:
- a CDS encoding IS1595 family transposase, protein MARNVIQFQKGLSLPDFQRLYGTEVQCEAALEKARWPGGFRCPRCNGHEHGLVYGRRLKRYQCRSCGHQATLTAGTIMQATKLPLTTWFLAFYMIGQAKTGISSLELSRHLGVNYDTAWLLHHKILRAMADREEAYLLRGKVQIDDSYLGGELPGGKAGRGSENKIPIVAAVSLNEAGRLIHARITAVSGFSSEAIAEWAKRHLAPGSQVLSDGLACFRAVTTAGCSHHAIVTGGKHPNDLPQFRWINTVLGNLKTGFNGTFHAFNFDKYARRYLGGFCFRFNRRFSMVAMTDRIANAVCCCMPCTERDLRVAEAYG, encoded by the coding sequence ATGGCGCGCAACGTCATCCAGTTCCAGAAAGGCCTTTCACTGCCTGACTTCCAGCGGCTCTACGGCACCGAGGTGCAATGTGAGGCTGCTTTGGAGAAGGCGCGCTGGCCCGGTGGGTTCCGCTGTCCCCGCTGCAATGGCCATGAGCATGGGCTGGTCTATGGCCGCAGGCTCAAGCGCTATCAGTGCCGCAGCTGCGGCCATCAGGCCACGCTCACGGCTGGCACGATCATGCAGGCCACGAAATTGCCTCTGACCACCTGGTTTCTGGCCTTTTACATGATCGGGCAGGCCAAAACAGGGATCTCCTCGCTGGAGCTCAGCCGCCACCTGGGCGTGAACTACGACACCGCCTGGCTGCTGCACCACAAGATTCTGCGGGCGATGGCTGATCGGGAGGAGGCTTACCTGCTGCGGGGAAAAGTCCAGATCGATGATTCCTACCTCGGCGGAGAACTGCCGGGCGGCAAGGCAGGTCGGGGTTCAGAGAACAAGATCCCCATCGTCGCGGCCGTCTCCTTGAATGAGGCGGGCCGGCTGATTCACGCCAGGATCACAGCCGTGAGTGGCTTCAGCTCAGAGGCCATCGCTGAGTGGGCCAAGCGCCATCTGGCGCCCGGCAGTCAGGTGCTCTCCGATGGCCTGGCCTGCTTTCGTGCCGTGACCACGGCAGGCTGCAGCCATCACGCCATCGTCACCGGTGGGAAGCACCCAAACGACTTGCCGCAGTTCCGTTGGATCAACACCGTGCTGGGCAACCTCAAGACCGGCTTCAACGGCACCTTCCACGCTTTCAATTTCGACAAGTACGCCAGGCGCTACCTGGGCGGCTTCTGCTTCCGGTTCAACCGGCGCTTCTCGATGGTTGCGATGACTGATCGCATTGCCAATGCGGTCTGTTGCTGCATGCCCTGCACGGAGCGGGATCTCAGGGTTGCGGAGGCTTATGGGTAA